A part of Microbacterium atlanticum genomic DNA contains:
- a CDS encoding carbohydrate ABC transporter permease — protein MSTATGPDATSTSPAVNPRALARGGSAPTARGPRESILSRTGAMLVMAIFTLYFLVPIWWLLVASTKSRGDLFSTNPLWFADFQLFQNIAGLFSYRDGVYLRWILNSILYAGFGAVVATLLAGMCGYALAKYRFPGRETIFNVVLGGVLVPATALALPLFLLFSRVQLTDTFWAVFLPSVVSPFGVYLARVFAEASVPDELLEASRLDGAGELRTFFTVSIRLMFPALITVFLFQFVTIWNNFFLPLIMLRSEDLFPVTYGLYAWNSTINQFPELRTFVLVGSLLSIVPLIITFLLLQRYWRTGLGTGALK, from the coding sequence ATGAGCACCGCGACCGGGCCCGACGCCACCTCCACCTCGCCCGCCGTGAACCCTCGCGCCCTGGCGCGCGGCGGCTCCGCCCCCACCGCCCGCGGCCCGCGCGAGAGCATCCTGTCGCGCACCGGCGCCATGCTGGTGATGGCGATCTTCACGCTGTACTTCCTCGTTCCCATCTGGTGGCTGCTCGTCGCGTCGACCAAGAGCCGCGGCGACCTGTTCAGCACCAACCCCCTGTGGTTCGCGGACTTCCAGCTCTTCCAGAACATCGCCGGGCTGTTCTCCTACCGCGACGGCGTGTACCTGCGGTGGATCCTCAACAGCATCCTGTACGCCGGCTTCGGCGCCGTGGTCGCGACCCTCCTCGCGGGGATGTGCGGCTACGCGCTGGCGAAGTACCGGTTCCCCGGGCGCGAGACCATCTTCAACGTCGTGCTCGGCGGCGTCCTCGTGCCGGCGACGGCGCTCGCCCTTCCGCTGTTCCTGCTGTTCAGCCGCGTGCAGCTGACGGACACGTTCTGGGCGGTGTTCCTGCCGAGCGTGGTGAGCCCGTTCGGCGTGTATCTCGCGCGCGTCTTCGCCGAGGCATCCGTCCCCGACGAGCTGCTGGAAGCGAGCCGGCTGGACGGCGCCGGCGAGCTGCGGACGTTCTTCACCGTGTCGATCCGGCTGATGTTCCCCGCGCTCATCACCGTCTTCCTGTTCCAGTTCGTCACCATCTGGAACAACTTCTTCCTGCCGCTGATCATGCTGCGCAGCGAGGACCTGTTCCCCGTCACGTACGGCCTCTACGCGTGGAACTCGACGATCAACCAGTTCCCCGAGCTGCGCACCTTCGTGCTGGTCGGGTCGCTCCTGTCGATCGTGCCGCTGATCATCACGTTCCTGCTGCTGCAGCGCTATTGGCGCACGGGCCTCGGCACCGGCGCCCTCAAGTAG
- a CDS encoding carbohydrate ABC transporter permease: protein MTAPTTAQPRARGGRAAGPARPKDRRRRVQHPWAIVAFVAPFAVMFVLFYLVPIGVAVWQSMLVVEREGTFGAATEVFGGFQQYAIVFQNEAFWTSVARVLIFGIVQVPVMLGLALLFALLLDSPLIRGKKFFRLAFFAPYAVPGVIAAIMWGFLYSPNLSPFEALTSQVNLLSADFVLWAIANVVTWVFVGYNMLIIYSTLLAIPPDIYEAARIDGAGQARIAWSIKIPLVRPALVLTAVLSIIGTLQLLAEPQTFRSFSSAVTSTYTPNMTIYATSSIPNVSLAAAFSVVLALATFILSFTFLRLTRRKGAQA from the coding sequence ATGACTGCGCCCACCACCGCCCAGCCCCGCGCGCGCGGCGGCCGAGCCGCCGGCCCCGCGCGGCCGAAGGACCGGCGCCGCCGCGTCCAGCATCCCTGGGCGATCGTCGCCTTCGTCGCACCGTTCGCGGTCATGTTCGTGCTGTTCTACCTCGTGCCGATCGGCGTCGCCGTCTGGCAGTCGATGCTCGTCGTCGAGCGCGAGGGCACCTTCGGCGCGGCGACCGAGGTGTTCGGCGGCTTCCAGCAGTACGCGATCGTGTTCCAGAACGAGGCGTTCTGGACGTCGGTGGCCCGCGTGCTCATCTTCGGCATCGTGCAGGTGCCGGTGATGCTCGGCCTGGCGCTGCTGTTCGCGCTGCTGCTGGATTCCCCGCTCATCCGCGGCAAGAAGTTCTTCCGCCTGGCCTTCTTCGCGCCGTACGCGGTGCCCGGCGTGATCGCCGCCATCATGTGGGGCTTCCTCTACTCGCCCAACCTGTCGCCGTTCGAGGCCCTCACCAGCCAGGTGAACCTGCTGTCGGCGGACTTCGTCCTGTGGGCGATCGCCAACGTCGTCACCTGGGTGTTCGTCGGCTACAACATGCTCATCATCTACTCGACGCTGCTGGCGATCCCGCCGGACATCTACGAGGCGGCCCGCATCGACGGGGCCGGACAGGCGCGCATCGCCTGGTCCATCAAGATCCCGCTGGTGCGACCCGCCCTGGTGCTGACGGCCGTGCTGTCGATCATCGGCACGCTCCAGCTGCTCGCCGAGCCGCAGACGTTCCGCTCCTTCAGCTCGGCGGTGACGAGCACGTACACGCCGAACATGACGATCTACGCGACCAGCTCGATCCCGAACGTGTCGCTCGCGGCCGCCTTCTCGGTCGTGCTGGCCCTGGCGACGTTCATCCTCTCCTTCACGTTCCTCCGCCTCACCCGCCGGAAGGGAGCCCAGGCATGA